Sequence from the Acidobacteriota bacterium genome:
GGCGTTCCTGTATCCCTGGGCGATGGCGCTGCGCGATTTGCGATGGGCCGGGTTTGTCCAGGTGCTGGTGTTTTTCGCGATTCTCGTGGCCGGCTACACCTATGTGTGGAAAAAGGGCGCGCTGAAGTGGGACAGGCCCTGAGATGAGACCCCGATGGCACCGATGATCGAGATTCCGGTTCTGACGACAACCGTCGAGAAGATGGCGCAGTGGGCGCGCCGATCGTCGGTGTGGCCGGTGACATTTGGCCTGGCGTGCTGCGCGATCGAGATGATGTCGATGAGCGCGTCTCGGTACGACATCGCCAGATTTGGGGCCGAAGTGTTCCGGGCTTCGCCGCGCCAGGCGGATCTGATGATTGTGGCTGGCCGGCTGTCGCGGAAGATGGCGCCGGCGTTGCGGCGCATCTACGACCAGATGCCCGAGCCGAAATGGGTAATTTCGATGGGCTCCTGCGCGTCCTGCGGTGGCGTATTCGACAACT
This genomic interval carries:
- a CDS encoding NADH-quinone oxidoreductase subunit B: MAPMIEIPVLTTTVEKMAQWARRSSVWPVTFGLACCAIEMMSMSASRYDIARFGAEVFRASPRQADLMIVAGRLSRKMAPALRRIYDQMPEPKWVISMGSCASCGGVFDNYAIVQGVDKVVPVDVFVPGCPPRPEALLYGIISLQRKIDQQRAFEYPRG